From one Luteolibacter sp. SL250 genomic stretch:
- the nagA gene encoding N-acetylglucosamine-6-phosphate deacetylase, giving the protein MKTLIRHAHLVSPGWEREGALLVEGGRIVSVHAAGETVDADEIFDAGGRIIMPGFIDIHSHGAEGADVCDGEAEAVRHIARTKLREGVTTWLPTTLTQPADRLKDILGACALVMGEGGLCRMPGIHLEGPFINAAKAGAQNPEYVRPPDEAELRALHAIAPLRILSLAPEMPGALDLIRVARSLGITCSAAHTAATCREIMEAKSCGLSHLTHFGNAMTPLHHREIGVVGAGLLDDALMLELICDGVHLSTDMLSLMFHRVSIDRLMLITDSVAASWMPDGRMRLGGLDAEIRDQVVRLGDGTLAGSTLKFNDGVARVRDLTGLPLAEISRMTSWNQARSLGLEGLGKLERGFHADLVMLERDFSVSGVWVAGQRR; this is encoded by the coding sequence GGAAACGGTGGACGCGGATGAAATCTTTGATGCGGGTGGGAGGATCATCATGCCCGGCTTCATCGACATCCACTCGCACGGGGCGGAAGGCGCGGATGTCTGTGACGGCGAGGCGGAGGCGGTGCGCCACATCGCGCGGACAAAGCTGCGGGAGGGCGTGACCACCTGGCTGCCCACCACGCTCACCCAGCCTGCGGACCGGCTGAAGGACATTCTGGGCGCTTGTGCGTTGGTGATGGGGGAGGGCGGGCTGTGCCGGATGCCGGGCATCCATCTGGAAGGTCCGTTCATCAATGCGGCGAAGGCCGGAGCGCAGAATCCGGAATACGTGCGTCCTCCGGATGAGGCGGAACTGAGGGCGCTGCATGCCATCGCCCCGCTGCGCATCCTTTCACTTGCACCGGAGATGCCCGGCGCGCTGGATCTCATCCGCGTGGCGCGATCTTTGGGAATCACCTGCTCCGCCGCCCACACCGCCGCGACCTGCCGGGAGATCATGGAGGCGAAGTCGTGCGGCCTTTCCCATCTCACCCATTTCGGGAATGCGATGACGCCCCTGCACCACCGGGAAATCGGCGTGGTGGGTGCGGGCCTGCTGGATGACGCGCTGATGTTGGAGCTGATCTGCGATGGCGTGCACCTCTCCACCGACATGCTTTCGCTGATGTTCCACCGTGTTTCCATCGACCGCCTCATGCTCATCACGGACTCCGTGGCGGCCTCCTGGATGCCGGACGGAAGGATGCGGTTGGGCGGGCTGGACGCGGAGATCCGGGATCAGGTGGTGAGGCTGGGCGACGGCACGCTTGCGGGCTCGACGTTGAAGTTCAATGACGGGGTGGCCCGCGTGAGGGACCTCACCGGCCTGCCGCTGGCGGAGATCTCCAGGATGACCTCTTGGAACCAGGCACGTTCACTGGGTCTGGAGGGACTCGGCAAGTTGGAGCGGGGCTTCCACGCGGACCTGGTGATGCTGGAGCGCGACTTCAGCGTCAGCGGTGTGTGGGTGGCCGGTCAGAGGAGGTAA
- a CDS encoding cbb3-type cytochrome c oxidase N-terminal domain-containing protein: MDQKKQPEITHAEYASKKGEIALRPHEFDGIQEYDQTLPNWWLFIFHASVIAFVGGWFLYYNVGLTKTDAENVDAQLERIASAKAKALEDMLSTLNDETLVNQWATDTTVVDAGRQIYQANCIACHGENLTASIDVGGGQKVNLPGLSLKDAEWKYGAKPMDIFRIINEGTPADSPGHNGAKMQAWGQTLPPLQVAQITAFLIHENEAEFR; encoded by the coding sequence ATGGACCAGAAGAAGCAACCAGAGATCACCCACGCGGAGTACGCCAGCAAGAAGGGCGAGATCGCACTGCGTCCCCACGAATTCGACGGAATCCAGGAGTATGACCAGACCCTGCCCAACTGGTGGTTGTTCATCTTCCACGCCTCGGTCATCGCCTTTGTCGGCGGATGGTTCCTCTACTACAACGTGGGGCTGACGAAAACGGATGCGGAAAACGTGGACGCGCAGCTCGAAAGGATCGCCAGCGCGAAGGCGAAGGCGCTGGAGGACATGCTGTCCACACTGAACGACGAAACGTTGGTGAACCAGTGGGCCACGGACACCACCGTGGTGGACGCGGGCAGGCAGATCTATCAGGCGAACTGCATCGCCTGCCACGGTGAGAACCTCACCGCCAGCATCGATGTTGGCGGCGGCCAGAAAGTGAACCTTCCCGGCCTCTCACTGAAGGACGCGGAGTGGAAATACGGCGCGAAACCGATGGACATCTTCCGCATCATCAACGAAGGCACTCCCGCTGACAGCCCCGGGCACAACGGAGCGAAGATGCAGGCGTGGGGCCAGACGTTGCCGCCGCTGCAGGTGGCACAAATCACCGCATTCCTGATCCATGAGAATGAGGCGGAGTTCAGGTAA